Proteins from a genomic interval of Odontesthes bonariensis isolate fOdoBon6 chromosome 7, fOdoBon6.hap1, whole genome shotgun sequence:
- the LOC142384611 gene encoding fibroblast growth factor 23-like encodes MQPAFFSLIFITAHVSVTVDCRPGLQDPQLQQHQTRRFNTETDADTPAGTGRFYLELNGSMRKGMHRGLLVILPVRTATSNFVSIFDLRRKRFLCMDFKGELFKSSQRDRWDCLFQRIWLDVVHHHDVFYSTSGNQLLTLGGGELRVAQQKPPEVSSALHPLIKRRRRNEEVNPSDPLRSESHPSLSAKDADHGQPEQEQTGAVSKETITSCDDPLRVLRPNGHGSPVKTNIADRAEHE; translated from the exons ATGCAACCGGCTTTTTTCTCACTCATCTTTATTACCGCACATGTTTCTGTAACGGTGGATTGTAGACCAGGGCTCCAGGATCCACAGCTACAACAACATCAGACGCGTCGCTTTAACACTGAAACAGATGCAGATACGCCTGCCGGTACCGGACGTTTTTACTTAGAGCTGAACGGATCAATGAGAAAAGGCATGCACAGAGGCCTTCTGG TTATTTTGCCAGTAAGAACAGCTACAAGCAACTTTGTGTCAATATTTGATTTGAGAAGAAAGCGCTTCCTCTGCATGGACTTCAAGGGAGAGCTGTTCAAGTCG AGCCAAAGAGACAGATGGGACTGTCTCTTCCAGCGCATTTGGTTAGATGTGGTGCACCACCATGACGTCTTTTACTCTACAAGTGGAAACCAGCTGCTCACACTAGGGGGAGGGGAACTGCGAGTGGCTCAGCAGAAGCCTCCAGAGGTCTCCTCAGCCTTGCATCCCTTAATAAAGAGGCGGAGAAGGAACGAGGAGGTGAACCCCTCTGATCCTTTGAGATCCGAATCACATCCCTCACTTTCTGCAAAGGATGCAGATCATGGGCAGCCTGAACAGGAGCAGACGGGGGCTGTGTCTAAAGAAACCATCACGTCCTGTGACGACCCTCTGAGGGTCTTACGGCCCAACGGCCACGGCAGTCCGGTCAAGACTAACATTGCAGACCGGGCAGAACACGAATAA
- the tigara gene encoding putative fructose-2,6-bisphosphatase TIGAR A, whose translation MRLYSVLNCHGMRRLTFGLTLVRHGETQYNKEGLLQGQAIDSALSETGLLQADAAGCYLRDVNFSNVFVSDMLRARQTADKIMKHNSSCSALQMVCDPLLKEKSFGIAEGRRVQDFKEMAKAAGESFPDFTPPEGETQEQVKERVKTFLEKMLQHTGSEHWHDRGQDGTAVPAPPESSPVEGMADDGVRGIPVHVLVVTHGAYMRVAMRYFVEELHCCLPQGCDEAHMFSLSPNTGLCRFILSITKEGSRFILSGIRCVFIHRRDHMKQ comes from the exons ATGCGCCTGTATTCCGTCCTAAACTGCCACGGCATGAGAAGGCTCACGTTTGGGCTAACCCTTGTTCGACA TGGGGAAACGCAGTACAACAAAGAGGGACTGTTGCAAG gCCAGGCTATAGATTCGGCTTTGTCTGAGACGGGGCTGCTGCAGGCTGACGCTGCGGGATGCTACCTGAGAGACGTCAACTTCAGCAACGTGTTCGTCAGCGATATGCTGCGGGCCCGTCAG ACTGCCGACAAGATAATGAAACACAACAGCAGTTGTTCGGCTCTGCAAATGGTGTGCGACCCTCTACTTAAAGAGAAA AGCTTTGGGATTGCTGAGGGGAGACGGGTTCAGGACTTTAAAGAGATGGCCAAGGCAGCGGGGGAGTCGTTTCCAGACTTCACCCCTCCAGAGGGGGAGACTCAGGAGCAG GTGAAGGAGCGGGTCAAAACATTTTTGGAGAAAATGCTTCAGCACACTGGCTCCGAACATTGGCATGACAGAGGGCAGGATGGCACCGCCGTACCTGCGCCACCGGAGTCGTCTCCTGTGGAGGGGATGGCAGATGACGGGGTCAGGGGCATCCCGGTCCATGTTCTGGTTGTCACCCATGGAGCCTACATGCGTGTGGCCATGCGCTACTTTGTCGAGGAGTTGCACTGCTGCTTACCTCAGGGTTGTGACGAGGCGCATATGTTCTCTTTAAGTCCTAACACAGGCCTGTGTCGGTTTATATTAAGCATTACGAAAGAAGGCAGCAGGTTCATATTGTCAGGAATTCGTTGTGTATTTATCCAcaggagggaccatatgaaacAGTAG